A stretch of DNA from Egibacteraceae bacterium:
ACGCCGCCATCGCCAGCACGCTCTTCCTCACCGAGCGGGCGGTCGAGAAGCACATCAACGCGATCTTCTCCAAGCTCGGACTCACCGACCAGCGCGACACGCACCGGCGGGTGCAGGCCGTGCTGCTCTACCTCGCCGAGCGCGGGGCGTGACGCGGGAGGCCACCCCCCTGCGAAACTGGGGTACTGGCACGTGCGCGCGCCACCCCGGGGAGCGGCAGTATGGCTGATATGGAATCAGCGGAGGTCCGGGTGCTCATCGTCGACGACCAGGCGGCGTTCCGACAGGCCGCCCACCTCGTCGTCGAGCTCACCGACGGCTTCGCGGTCGTCGGGGAGGCGGAGAGCGGCGAGGAGTCGGTCGAGCGCGCCTTCGAGCTCCAGCCAGACCTCGTGCTCATGGACGTGAACCTGCCGGGAATCGACGGGCTCGAGGCCACCCGGCGGATCCTCGCGCAGGTCGAGGGCGTCCGGGTGGTCGTGCTGTCGACCTACGAGCCGAGCGAGTACGCGCCCCGTGCCGCGGCCGCCGGCGCCCTCGCCTACATCCCCAAGTCCGCCCTCGACCCCGACAGCCTCGAGGCGGCCTGGCTCACCTCCGCCCCGGCCTGACGGTGGCCCTCTGCGGCGAGCCGGTGGACGGAATCAGGCCGCGACGCCGGCGTGGATGCGGAAGGCGGTCACCGGGGTCTGGCGCCCCTTGACGAGGGCGGGCGCGATCCGCTCCAGCGGCGGCTTGCGCGCCAGGCCCTCGACCGTGGCGGCGGACAGCACGGTCTCGCCCGGCTCCGCCCACTGCTGGAGGCGCTGCGCGAGGTTGACCGTGTCGCCCACGACGGAGTACTCCAGGCGCTCCTCGGAGCCGAGGAGCGCCGCCGCCACCCGGCCGGTCGACAGCCCGATTCCCAGGCCGAAGGGGGCCAGGCCCTCCGCCTCCCAGGCGCGGTTCACCGCCGCCTGCGCGGCATGCATCGCCTGCGCCGCCGCGACCGCCCG
This window harbors:
- a CDS encoding response regulator transcription factor, translated to MESAEVRVLIVDDQAAFRQAAHLVVELTDGFAVVGEAESGEESVERAFELQPDLVLMDVNLPGIDGLEATRRILAQVEGVRVVVLSTYEPSEYAPRAAAAGALAYIPKSALDPDSLEAAWLTSAPA